One Anatilimnocola floriformis genomic window, AAGCTGTCGTAACTTTGGAGTACGATAATCCCATGCTCGATCCATCCCGCCAGCCGCGCATCATCGACCGCCGTCGCTTTCTCCAGCAAGGTTCGCTGGGCTCACTCGCGCTGTCGTTGCTCCTCGCCGGTCAACAGCCAGGCCGAGCTGCCGATCCGATCAAGCCGCAATACTCGCCCGAAAAACCCCACGCGCCGCGCAAGCCGCATTTCAAACCCGCAGCAGAACAAGTGCTGGTGATCTTCTGCTCGGGCGCGCTGAGTCACATCGATTCGTGGGACTACAAGCCGGAACTCATCAAGCGTCACGATCAGCCGCTGCCGGGCGGCGATGGCCTGGTGACGTTTCAGGGCGCGCAGGGAAACCTGGTGCAACCGCTCTGGCCGTTCAAGCCGCGCGGCGACAGTGGCAAAATGATTTCCGACCTGCTGCCGAATCTCGCCGAGCTCGCCGATGACCTCAGCTTCATTCACTCGATGACGGCCAAGTCGAACACGCACGGTCCTGCCGAAAATCAGCTCAGCACTGGTTTTGTGCTTGATGGTTTTCCCAGCATGGGCGCCTGGGTCAGCTACGCTCTCGGCAGCGAAGCCGAAGACCTGCCGTCGTTCGTCGCCATTCCCGATCCGCGCGGCGTGCCGCAAGTCGGACCGAATCATTGGAACAGCGCGTTCCTGCCGGCCATGTTTCAAGGCACGCCCTTCAACGCCGACAAGCCGATACCGAATCTCGCTACGCCGTCGCAGATCACGCCCAGCATGGAACGCGCCACGCGCGACCTGCTGAAAACGCTCAACGAAAAGCATCTCGAAAAACATCCGCGCGATGTAGAACTCAGTAGCCGCATTGCCAGCTACGAACTCGCCGCGCGCATGCAGCTCGGCGCTGCCGAAGCGGGCGATCTGTCGAAAGAAACAGCCGCAACCCATCGCGACTACGGCTTGGAAGATTCGAACCAACTCAAGGCCCGCTTCGGCAAGAACTGTTTGCTCGCGCGGCGACTCATCGAGCGCGGCGTGCGTTTCGTGCAGCTCTTCAACGGCAGCTACGCGATGGGCGAGGGCGTGGGCAACTGGGATGGCCACAAGACGCTGAAGACGCAGTACGACATCCATCGGCAGATTCTCGATCAACCCGCCGCGGCCCTCATCAAAGATCTGCGGCAGCGTGGTCTGCTCGAAAAAACCGTCGTCGCCTTCGTCACCGAGTTCGGCCGCATGCCCACGTTTCAAAAAGGCGCTAGCGGCCGCGATCACAACCCGCAGGGCTTCACCGTGTGGCTGACCGGCGCCGGCGTGAAACGTGGCACGACTTACGGCAGCACCGACGAATTCGGC contains:
- a CDS encoding DUF1501 domain-containing protein yields the protein MLDPSRQPRIIDRRRFLQQGSLGSLALSLLLAGQQPGRAADPIKPQYSPEKPHAPRKPHFKPAAEQVLVIFCSGALSHIDSWDYKPELIKRHDQPLPGGDGLVTFQGAQGNLVQPLWPFKPRGDSGKMISDLLPNLAELADDLSFIHSMTAKSNTHGPAENQLSTGFVLDGFPSMGAWVSYALGSEAEDLPSFVAIPDPRGVPQVGPNHWNSAFLPAMFQGTPFNADKPIPNLATPSQITPSMERATRDLLKTLNEKHLEKHPRDVELSSRIASYELAARMQLGAAEAGDLSKETAATHRDYGLEDSNQLKARFGKNCLLARRLIERGVRFVQLFNGSYAMGEGVGNWDGHKTLKTQYDIHRQILDQPAAALIKDLRQRGLLEKTVVAFVTEFGRMPTFQKGASGRDHNPQGFTVWLTGAGVKRGTTYGSTDEFGYKAVENVATIYDLHATLLHLLGIDHERLSFYHNGIDRRLTDVHGHVIKGILA